The Setaria italica strain Yugu1 chromosome IX, Setaria_italica_v2.0, whole genome shotgun sequence genome has a window encoding:
- the LOC101786204 gene encoding glutathione S-transferase T3 codes for MALQARRAAAPQGASPSPAQASKATPDSIATNPTWLSMPPAFVPNCSSPMVNSDLNATYAELGSHPPGGFLSYFEPSDYSHPKEVPRETPMSPNFVYASGPTPYAPFQTPQPWMAEGWTSQSAPKQVTTHSSLGSQAAPVVDVENIDDNGVNPSTLSKKDAGGSRTERRMIWTSDETMRLVSAWLKNSNDPIKGNRKRNDQYWGALTSMFNSTTPSDRIREVKQLKEQWHRVNRTANAFQGSWIKVQRLRASGESDEQVMDKAMAFYEEDFEEGQFKLIACWKALRDQPKWHAYNEDLNESNKRKNSESEAVDLTSSPDVLNGLPRPIGCKKAKDESKGKGKGKGSSSTLDEIDKLREGQAKSKEDRIEVLERHQQIAADKKESARLNHLAAREKKEAKLLEKEGKLRDKESKLLETYKSLLTFDTRHMLEDLKAEHMIAAKSMRERIFANFAS; via the exons ATGGCTCTTCAAGCAAGGAGGGCTGCAGCACCCCAGGGGGCATCTCCATCACCGGCACAAGCATCGAAGGCAACTCCAGATTCAATCGCCACTAACCCTACATGGTTGTCCATGCCTCCTGCCTTTGTACCCAACTGTTCTTCCCCAATGGTCAACTCAGATCTGAATGCCACTTACGCTGAACTAGGTTCTCACCCACCTGGTGGTTTCCTAAGTTACTTTGAACCATCAGACTACTCTCATCCTAAAGAAGTTCCACGTGAGACACCCATGTCCCCTAATTTTGTTTATGCTAGTGGCCCTACTCCATATGCTCCATTCCAGACACCACAACCATGGATGGCTGAAGGTTGGACATCGCAATCAGCCCCCAAACAAGTCACTACACATTCATCACTTGGCTCACAAGCTGCTCCTGTTGTCGATGTTGAAAACATTGATGATAATGGAGTCAATCCAAGCACGTTATCGAAAAAAGATGCTGGTGGAAGTAGAACCGAGAGGAGGATGATATGGACATCTGATGAGACCATGAGATTG GTCAGTGCTTGGTTGAAAAACTCAAATGATCCAATTAAAGGGAACCGGAAGAGAAATGATCAATACTGGGGAGCACTAACTAGCATGTTTAATAGCACGACCCCAAGTGATCGTATTAGAGAAGTTAAGCAATTGAAAGAACAATGGCATCGTGTGAACAGAACTGCGAATGCCTTTCAAGGTTCTTGGATAAAAGTACAACGTCTTCGTGCCAGTGGAGAGTCTGATGAGCAGGTAATGGACAAAGCCATGGCTTTTTATGAAGAGGATTTCGAAGAAGGTCAGTTCAAACTCATAGCTTGTTGGAAGGCTCTTCGAGATCAACCAAAGTGGCATGCCTACAATGAGGATCTTAATGAATCTAACAAAAGAAAGAATTCTGAGTCAGAGGCTGTGGACCTGACATCATCTCCTGATGTTCTCAATGGTCTGCCGCGTCCAATAGGGTGTAAGAAAGCTAAAGATGAAAGCAAAGGGAAAGGAAAGGGGAAGGGTTCATCATCAActttggatgagattgacaagTTGAGAGAAGGTCAAGCCAAATCTAAGGAAGATCGCATTGAGGTGTTGGAGAGACACCAACAAATTGCCGCGGACAAGAAGGAATCAGCAAGACTGAACCACCTTGCAGCACGGGAGAAGAAGGAGGCAAAATTACTTGAAAAGGAAGGGAAATTGCGTGATAAAGAATCCAAATTGCTGGAAACATATAAATCACTTCTTACTTTTGACACAAGGCATATGCTTGAGGACTTGAAAGCTGAGCATATGATTGCTGCGAAGAGTATGAGGGAGAGGATTTTTGCTAATTTTGCTTCGTGA